The sequence TTTTGTTTTGCCATGCCCTTTGTTAAGGATAATACACCCCGGGCAAATATCCAACCCACGACCGTCAAAAACAGCAAAGCAGCGGGAATGCCAGTTTCAGCAGCCAGCATCAATGGTAAATTGTGAGGATGTCCTAACCAAACCTGCATTTTTTGCTCGTACAAACGGGAGAAACTGCGCAATCCCCAACCCAACCACCAGCGATCGCTTATCATATCCCAAGCAAACTGCCATTGTGTGGTTCGCATCAATTCTACCGGACGATCGGCATACAAGCGATCGTTGAGCCGCTGCCAAATGTAGGCAGGTACCACCCAACGGAACCAGGTATTTGCCGGTGCAGGAGCAAAAGCCGCTCCCAACACCACTCCCATGGCAGCCACTATGGCAGTAACAATCCAATACCAACTAGCATAGATGGCAAACACCAAAACCATCAAGCCTGCCACCCCCCAAGCATTGCGGGAATGGGTAAAAAAGAGTGCGATCGCAATTATGGTTAAAGCCGCCGTTTGCCAAGTAAGCTGCCACCAAGCTCCTGCTTTGCTTGCGCGAACCTGCCACAAGGATTCCAGCCACAATCCCAACCCCAACGCAAAGGGAACCAACAGATAGCAGGCTAAAAAATTGGCATAAATAAAAATCGATGACATGCGACCGGGGGGATTGCCCCCTTCTTCAATGGGAATATTTGCCAAAATTGTCAGTTCCCAGTGACCGTGCCATCCCCACAACATCTGCCCCCAGCCAATTAGACCAACGGGAATCGCCGCTACTAGAACAATTTGAGCAATTCGTCGCAGCCGGTGGGGCGTATGGAGAATTTTTGCCAAAGCGGGGAATAAGAAGAAAAAAGGGAGAAAATTAAATAACCCCCAAAAAGAGGGCAGCGGTTTGTCGGCAAAAATCGTAGAAAGAATTTGCAAAACCGCCACCACCGCCAATCCTTGGGTGACGCGAGAAGCCAATAACGATCGCCCGTGACGAAGCCAAATTGCGATCGCTGCCCACAAAAGTCCCAATCCGCCCACAACCGGGCTAAATGAAAAAATGGCCACCCCATAGCGCGTTACTTGCCAGAGGCGGTCTTGGCGATCTTCTGGTGAGGAAGTTGTATTTACCAAAGCAAACCCTTATGCCATTTGATACGCTTCTTCTTGACGAGTCAGACGGATTTGTGCCAAAGCAAAGATAATGGGAATAATGCGACCGTAGTCTGTAGCGATCGCACGCCAACCCAAATCGGCAAAAAACCACGTCCACAGAGCCGGTCCTAAAAAGCTTAACATGGTATTGACCGTTCCGTAACGAGCCGCCGTCGCCGCCATCCCCCGACGCGCTGTTTGCATAGCCACATATCCCTGAAACTTAACAGAAGCCGCCAAACTGCCCCGCGCCACCGTTTCCCGCGCAATTTGATATTTTGCCCAATACCAAGCAAACTGCCGGGCAATTTCCTTTAGCAGCAGCGGACGCACCACCGAACTCACAGCAATGGCACTACTGCCTTTTAAAATTAGCGTGAGGGGATTTTTCTGAAAAGCCACCGGCGAGGGATGGCTAATATTCGACTGGGCAAGCGATCGCTGTACCCGCAATGTTAGCTTGTATCGGTCGGCTTTCGGCAGGCGATGCCAGCATTTTTCCAAGATATTTAAAAAGATTTCTGCTTCTAAATCGATGGTGGAAAGGGTGCTTTCGCAAGAAATACGCAAATATTTGCAAACTTGTAACAGCGTTTGCCGGTAAGTAATTTTATGCGTGCGCCGAGCGAGCACGGAAAACCCATCCGCCGCCAAAAAACGAAACCGTTTTTCCACCAAATCCAGCCAAACTTGCCTGGTTTGACTGCAAATTTCCATGGTTTCCGGGACTTGTAAGTAATCGAGAGGATTGAACCTACGTTGAAAAAGAATCCCCGTAATTTCTTGAAGTTCTTCTTCCGTCGCCAATTCCAATCCAGTTCTAAGTTCATCCAAGATTCCTGCCCTCCACACCGAACGCTATATTAAGTTTTGAATGGAAACGATTGCCAAATTGGCTATCTGCGATCGAACCACTAACTTTTCCTGGAAATCGGAAACAGAGAAGCGATCGCCACAACAAAATTTTTACCCATAGCTATCAAAATCATATCGAACCACACCAATATATTAGTAGTATTCTAAAAAATATCCCTCTACCACACCCCCACGCTCGGTACGCCCCATCACCCACTCACCTGCCGCGCCACCCACGCCAACGCCTGTTCGCGATTGTTAACTTTCCCCTCAGCCCGGGCAATTTGCACCTCCTGTAACCAACGACCAATTTCCGGTCCTTTGGGAAACTGCAATTCGTGGATGAAATCTTCTCCCGATAGGATAGGCTGGGGATGGGCAACGGGATTTTCCGGGTCGAGATAGCGGCGAATGGGGGGTTCTAGGGCGGTGATGGGTACGTTATTTGCCCATGCTAATACCACCAAAGAAGCAAATGCCTCGCCGACGGTTTTGTATAGAAAGAACCAATCGCGGATGGTTTGCTGTTCTATGGCTTCTGTCGATGCGAGTTGGGGAAAGGTGTTTTTCAGCGCGATCGCGTTTTTTTGTTCGATATTGCTATATTTGAGATCCAATAGTTGCTTGGTGGCGGTTTCTGGGTCGCTATCTAGCAAACAGAATAATTTTGCCAGCATCAGCCAGGTGGTGGGGAGGGTGGAACGCAATGGTTGCTGTAGCTGGTCGGTGAGTGGGCGAAATTCTCCATATTCTGAAATAATTGTATCGAAAGCGCGATCGCAACCTGCCATGAGTTGAAAACTACCAGCATCGCAACTGGGAAACCAAACCGAAAGTACCCCATCCTGCCAAGCTTGCTGCAACCAAAAAGCACCATGGCTGGTTTCTAAAATATAGCTTATCTCCGTTCGTACCCGTTCCGCCGCTACCCGGGCAATGAGGGATGCCAACTCTTGAATCGTCTTTTGGGTGGTGGGGTCAATAGAAAAATCGAGCTGAGCCGCCTGTCTGTACGCCCTGAGCAAGCGTAACGGGTCGCTTTCGAGATTTTTGGGGGAAACCATGCGCACCACCTGTTTTTGCAGGTCTTGCTGCCCCTGAAGCGGGTCGATAGTGGTTTGGTGGTGGGGGTCGTAAGCGATCGCATTTATGGTAAAATCCCGTCGTTGCAAGTCTTCTGTCAGCGTTTGCCCTTCCTGAGCGGCAAAATCCACCGTAGCGCGGTCAAACACCACCCGAGCAATTTGACGTTCCGCATCCAGCAATACATAGCCACCACCGTAGCGATTGGCAATCTGGCGCGCCGTTTTTACCGCCTGCTGGGGCAAGACAAAATCCAAATCCAAATGTGCCACCGACCTTTGCAGCCAAGCATCTCGCACTGCCCCGCCTACCAAATAGGCAGGTTTTGGCAAATCTGTCAAATCGAACGGCCAATTTTGCGAAGACAGGGGAGAGGGGGATTTTGGAGACATATGATAGGAAAAAATTGCGATCGCGTTCTGCCAGGAAGGCATTGCCTAAGCTAAATTAACAGAAAGACGCCTGAAGAGGATAGTACCCCAGACAGGTTTTGCGCTGTTGGGGAAGTTTCTATCTGGTTTTAGGAATCCTTATTATAAAAGGTGACTGTTATGTGTATTTGTGTAAATTGCCATTACGTCGATCGTTGCGTCACCTACCACGCCGTAGAAACGCAACACCAACAACCCCATTTAACCGACAATCCCACATTTGAACCAGTACAACCCAGCATCAACGTCAACATTCGCCCGCAAGAAGACCATATTGAAATGGAATGGGATGTGGTCGGTTGCGAAAGCTTTCTAGAAGAAGCCGGCAAATGGGCTAAACTACGCCCAGGAGAACCCGTTCCTACTTAAATTCAATCAATGGAGAGATGTGGAGATGGGGGGACTAGAAAGATATAATTACTCACGTTTCCCCCATGCTCCCACGCACCCACGCTCCCACGCACCCACGCACCCACGCTCCCATACTTGCTGTATAATAGCTAAAGAATCATTTTCAACTCAAAAGCGGAAGTGGTTATGGAATCGGCTGCCAAGCTGACGAGCCAACAACTGCAAAATACAGTTCGCCAGGTGGGTATCAATCCCAATTATTGGTATCCCGTGGAATGGGCATCTACGCTCAAACCGGGTGAAGTTCATGCAGTCACCCTTTGGCAAGAAGCGATCGCCTTGTATCGCGACATAGATGGTACCATACATGCATTG is a genomic window of Geitlerinema sp. PCC 9228 containing:
- a CDS encoding O-antigen ligase family protein — protein: MVNTTSSPEDRQDRLWQVTRYGVAIFSFSPVVGGLGLLWAAIAIWLRHGRSLLASRVTQGLAVVAVLQILSTIFADKPLPSFWGLFNFLPFFFLFPALAKILHTPHRLRRIAQIVLVAAIPVGLIGWGQMLWGWHGHWELTILANIPIEEGGNPPGRMSSIFIYANFLACYLLVPFALGLGLWLESLWQVRASKAGAWWQLTWQTAALTIIAIALFFTHSRNAWGVAGLMVLVFAIYASWYWIVTAIVAAMGVVLGAAFAPAPANTWFRWVVPAYIWQRLNDRLYADRPVELMRTTQWQFAWDMISDRWWLGWGLRSFSRLYEQKMQVWLGHPHNLPLMLAAETGIPAALLFLTVVGWIFARGVLSLTKGMAKQNFYYPGDRLMLFSYLVAFGGCTCFHLLDVPLFDVQINMWGWLSLAGIWGLVAPNGSTNQRA
- a CDS encoding CCA tRNA nucleotidyltransferase; translated protein: MPSWQNAIAIFSYHMSPKSPSPLSSQNWPFDLTDLPKPAYLVGGAVRDAWLQRSVAHLDLDFVLPQQAVKTARQIANRYGGGYVLLDAERQIARVVFDRATVDFAAQEGQTLTEDLQRRDFTINAIAYDPHHQTTIDPLQGQQDLQKQVVRMVSPKNLESDPLRLLRAYRQAAQLDFSIDPTTQKTIQELASLIARVAAERVRTEISYILETSHGAFWLQQAWQDGVLSVWFPSCDAGSFQLMAGCDRAFDTIISEYGEFRPLTDQLQQPLRSTLPTTWLMLAKLFCLLDSDPETATKQLLDLKYSNIEQKNAIALKNTFPQLASTEAIEQQTIRDWFFLYKTVGEAFASLVVLAWANNVPITALEPPIRRYLDPENPVAHPQPILSGEDFIHELQFPKGPEIGRWLQEVQIARAEGKVNNREQALAWVARQVSG
- a CDS encoding YaaW family protein, yielding MDELRTGLELATEEELQEITGILFQRRFNPLDYLQVPETMEICSQTRQVWLDLVEKRFRFLAADGFSVLARRTHKITYRQTLLQVCKYLRISCESTLSTIDLEAEIFLNILEKCWHRLPKADRYKLTLRVQRSLAQSNISHPSPVAFQKNPLTLILKGSSAIAVSSVVRPLLLKEIARQFAWYWAKYQIARETVARGSLAASVKFQGYVAMQTARRGMAATAARYGTVNTMLSFLGPALWTWFFADLGWRAIATDYGRIIPIIFALAQIRLTRQEEAYQMA
- a CDS encoding Ycf34 family protein translates to MCICVNCHYVDRCVTYHAVETQHQQPHLTDNPTFEPVQPSINVNIRPQEDHIEMEWDVVGCESFLEEAGKWAKLRPGEPVPT